The genomic interval GGTAGACACGCCGGTCAAAATCCTTGTGGTGGACGATCACCCCAATACGGCGACGATGTTAGCGCGCGCCATTTCGCAATTAGGTCCTCAGGTAAAAGTTGCTTCAGCCACCAGCGCCAGTGAGGCGCTGCGCCACGCGGGCAACGACGTTGTGGATATTCTAATTACCGACATGGTGATGCCGGAGATGACCGGGTTGGAATTGATCGAGCAGTTGAACAGCAACCCGGCGGGGCGACCGGCGTTTTCGTTCTTGATCACCGCGTACGACGTGCCGGGGTTGAAAGTCAGCGCGAACCGCCTCAAGGTGAAGGAAGTCATTGTCAAGCCGGTTCATCCCGAGCGGATCTGCCAGATCGTCGCGCGCGCCATGGATGAAATGCATCAGGCGAAGACCGTTCACAAAGAGCCAATCCCCCAGAAATCCTTCACGATTTTGATCGCCGACGACCAGCCCGATAACCTCACATTACTCGCCCGTTATCTAAGCAACGAGGGCTACAAACACATCAAAGCCAAAGACGGCGTCGAGACGTTGACGCTTGTTCGAAGCGACATGCCCGACCTGGTCCTGCTGGACGTCAACATGCCGCGCAAAGACGGCTTTGCCGTTTTGGAGGAAATTCGCGCCGACCCCGCCATCCAACACATCCCGGTCATCATCCTCACCGCGGCGAAACTCGACCTCGCCGACATCCAATCTGGGTTGAACATGGGCGCGGACGATTATGTGACCAAGCCTTTCGACCGCCGCGAATTACTCGCCCGCATCCGCACAAAGTTGCGCGTTAAGCAGGCGGAGGATGTGATCCGACGGCGGAACCGCGAACTTAACCTGTTGCCTGAAATCGGCAAGGAGTTGAGCGCGCGGCTTAACATCGATGAACTGACAACCGTGTTGCTCAAACGCACGGTGGAAACCCTTGGGGCAATGTTTGGTCATATCCTGATCCTCAATCCAACGGGAACGTATGAAAAAACATTCCGTCTCGAATCATCCTCCTCCGACTTTACGCTACCGCAGGGGTTGTTTGAAATCGTCAATGAGTCTCGCCAGGGGTTCATTGTAGACGACACGCAAACCGACCCGCTCTGGCGGGATGAAAAAGAGGCATTCGCCGGCTCCGCGGTCGTTGTCCCCATGTTCGGCAGGCACAGCCTGCTGGGGATCCTGGTGCTCACAAACGAGCAAACCAAATACTTCACCCTCGATCATTTGCTGTTACTGCAAGCCATTACCAGCCAGGCAAGCATCGCGTTGGAAAACGCCCAGTTATACAACATCGTGTCGCGGGAACAGCAACAATTAGCCGCCGTGCTGCAAAACGCGGCAGACGCAATTCTTGTGTTCGATGCCGAATACCGGCTGACTCTCGTAAACCCAGCCGCTCAAAAGTTATTTACCGATTACGAGACAAACCTTGGGCAAACTTTGGAGGCGGGCGCCGGATACGATTCCTTCCTCGCGCTCCTCAACCAGACTCAGGATACGAACGCTTCTTTCGCAGGGGAGGTTGTTTGGCCCGACCAGCGCGTTTTCTCCGCCTCCGCCACTCCCCTCGAGCAGGGCGGGTGCGTGGTTATCCTGCACGATGTGACGCGCTTCAAGGAACTGGAGCGCGTGAAAGATGAGTTCATCGCGATCGCGTCTCACGATCTGCGAAACCCGATCACGTCCATCAAAGGCTTCGGTCACCTCATCAAA from Candidatus Defluviilinea gracilis carries:
- a CDS encoding response regulator, which produces MNRPSLPMVDTPVKILVVDDHPNTATMLARAISQLGPQVKVASATSASEALRHAGNDVVDILITDMVMPEMTGLELIEQLNSNPAGRPAFSFLITAYDVPGLKVSANRLKVKEVIVKPVHPERICQIVARAMDEMHQAKTVHKEPIPQKSFTILIADDQPDNLTLLARYLSNEGYKHIKAKDGVETLTLVRSDMPDLVLLDVNMPRKDGFAVLEEIRADPAIQHIPVIILTAAKLDLADIQSGLNMGADDYVTKPFDRRELLARIRTKLRVKQAEDVIRRRNRELNLLPEIGKELSARLNIDELTTVLLKRTVETLGAMFGHILILNPTGTYEKTFRLESSSSDFTLPQGLFEIVNESRQGFIVDDTQTDPLWRDEKEAFAGSAVVVPMFGRHSLLGILVLTNEQTKYFTLDHLLLLQAITSQASIALENAQLYNIVSREQQQLAAVLQNAADAILVFDAEYRLTLVNPAAQKLFTDYETNLGQTLEAGAGYDSFLALLNQTQDTNASFAGEVVWPDQRVFSASATPLEQGGCVVILHDVTRFKELERVKDEFIAIASHDLRNPITSIKGFGHLIKQAGPLNDNQTEFVERIQNSTETMSELVENLLDLAKMDLGEEPAFEILDATRLLTDIADEFKPQAEAKGLWLTLGKTGTSSHVRGDALQIRQALRNLIGNAVKYTPEGGRISLSSENQPGQVCLHIRDNGYGIPASDLPHIFDRFYRVRNNGHDDVKGNGLGLAIVKMIAEEHGGSVAVESAQGEGTCFSLTLPLVAEA